CAGCAACGCGTTGCTGTTGTTGGAACCATATGGAGTCTTGCTTAATGCTGACTGAGAAATATGATTCCAATCAAAAAGAAATTGATGGAAACTATGGAGTAGTATATATCATCTCAACCAGCGCAAGCGGCAGGGCAGAGGCAGGGCGACTGTTTTTGTTGGATCTGCCTTGCCTGCCCCTCCACGTGGTTTCCACTAACGACACGCACATGTTGCGGCTTGGGGTAAGACTGAACATGTATTTTATTAAATGTGTACATACACACGCACTGTGATGATTCTGTAATTCCGACTGCCCTGACGAATCTTTTTATTACTAGAGACTCTTTCTGATTGTATTGACCCTCGGATTGGGGTGCTAGAGTTGTGTATTGCTTACTAATATATTATGGTTTGTGCCTTTGCAGGAAATCCGAGATTGAGTACTACGCCATGTTGGCCAAGACTGAGGTCCAGCACTACAGCGGCACTAACATTGAGCTGGGCACTGCTTGCGGTAAATACTTCCGCGTGTGCACCTTGTCCATTACCGATCCTGGAGATTCGGACATCATTCGTTCATTGCCCGACAACTAAAATGGCTTGAAATTCTGTGCTTTTTTTTATACAATAAATTCTTGTAATGAGTTGAAGAAGAAATATTCTGTGTTTTGGCAGGGAGGTTCTGAAGCAGTGCCACGGGTCTGGGACACCCACACCCCCTGTGCACTGCTTGCATAATTCAATgaatgtgtgtgttggtgtgggTACCACACGGATGGGTTCTAGCAAATGGTTGTGACGTCACACAGTCTTGctgtatatataatatatacatatgtatggcataaaaataaacaataaaagGTATCTTCTGCATTTTTCATTGCACTGTTTAAAAAGTCAACGCGATTTTCCATGTGTTGTCGATACATGCAGACGATATATCATTGACATCTCTAATTGTCTATT
The Drosophila miranda strain MSH22 chromosome XL, D.miranda_PacBio2.1, whole genome shotgun sequence genome window above contains:
- the LOC108164966 gene encoding 60S ribosomal protein L30-like isoform X1 → MVAPKKQKKALESTNARLALVMKSGKYCLGYKQTLKTLRQGKAKLVLIASNTPALRKSEIEYYAMLAKTEVQHYSGTNIELGTACGKYFRVCTLSITDPGDSDIIRSLPDN
- the LOC108164966 gene encoding uncharacterized protein LOC108164966 isoform X2, encoding MESCLMLTEKYDSNQKEIDGNYGVVYIISTSASGRAEAGRLFLLDLPCLPLHVVSTNDTHMLRLGEIRD